One part of the Cyprinus carpio isolate SPL01 chromosome B12, ASM1834038v1, whole genome shotgun sequence genome encodes these proteins:
- the LOC109100318 gene encoding leucine-rich repeat-containing protein 3B-like translates to MLLPSGWLLRHSVVMWLLLHSLVLMTLCFHHAATSCSKRCYCSDSEGSFGGKTMRCSNLHLTEIPQDIPNDTRRLYLDYNLLTSIPADAFHDLPLLAELDLSHNELALLEPGAFRGLAVSLQFLDLSSNQLTTLDPDAFEGVRAKSNLTGNPWHCDCRLQTAFPRLDLEPVSLTGIICQTSEPSDSGAQGVPFLLAKDLDLCVVLKKTTDVAMLVTMFGWFTMVISYLVYYVRHNQEDARRHLEYLKSLPSRQGKSEESSTISTVV, encoded by the coding sequence ATGCTGCTACCCTCAGGTTGGCTGCTTCGGCACTCTGTGGTCATGTGGTTGCTGTTACACAGCTTAGTACTGATGACACTGTGTTTCCACCATGCTGCGACTTCCTGCTCCAAACGTTGCTACTGTTCAGACAGCGAGGGCTCATTTGGTGGTAAGACTATGCGCTGCAGCAACCTGCATCTTACTGAGATCCCTCAGGACATTCCCAATGATACACGACGCCTCTACCTGGACTACAACCTCCTGACCAGCATCCCTGCCGATGCCTTTCATGATCTTCCACTGCTAGCTGAACTGGATCTTTCCCATAACGAACTAGCTTTGCTTGAACCTGGAGCCTTTAGAGGCTTGGCAGTCTCTCTACAATTTCTGGATCTCTCATCCAACCAGCTCACGACACTGGACCCAGATGCCTTTGAAGGTGTTAGAGCAAAATCCAACCTCACTGGAAACCCCTGGCACTGTGACTGCAGGCTGCAGACAGCCTTTCCACGCCTAGACTTAGAGCCTGTGTCTTTGACTGGCATTATCTGTCAGACATCTGAACCCTCAGACTCTGGAGCCCAAGGCGTGCCTTTCCTGCTGGCCAAAGACCTGGACCTGTGTGTGGTGCTCAAAAAGACCACGGACGTGGCCATGTTGGTGACCATGTTTGGGTGGTTCACCATGGTCATCTCCTACCTGGTCTACTATGTGAGACACAATCAGGAAGATGCCAGGCGCCACCTGGAGTATCTCAAGTCTCTGCCCAGCAGGCAGGGCAAGTCTGAGGAGTCTTCCACCATCAGCACTGTGGTATAG